One window from the genome of Leptospira ryugenii encodes:
- the lpxD gene encoding UDP-3-O-(3-hydroxymyristoyl)glucosamine N-acyltransferase yields MKTRSLFEITKLFPDAKVLHCPDPNLIHFTEVRPLSHTEGEFLAVLNSKAFVKEAKSSLAKVIVTTEELAALLTEARVCLIVKNAELALIEILNYVHPPAVPNGKISPHAIIAPSAKIGSGTQIGHFVTIGENAVIGNNCIIADGVKIENDVSIGDEARIGMNCVFYHGTRIGNRFTVFGNTSIGGDGFGFTFANGKHNKIPQVGKVVIGDDVEVGSNCTIDRGALTDTIIGNGCKFDNMVHIAHNCKIGNHVIIAGQSGLAGSVTLGNHVIIGGACAISDHLTLVDGTIIAGGSSLRTSPKTKDVYIGWDLGLTYPEFQKYRVNVKNIVHLNKWIKRIKDLESKLGIQVEDPKD; encoded by the coding sequence ATGAAAACACGTAGCCTTTTCGAAATCACAAAACTTTTCCCTGATGCAAAAGTACTCCATTGCCCAGATCCAAATCTCATTCATTTCACTGAAGTAAGGCCACTTAGCCACACCGAAGGAGAATTTCTTGCGGTACTAAATTCAAAGGCCTTTGTGAAAGAGGCCAAATCTAGTTTGGCTAAAGTAATTGTGACGACAGAAGAGTTAGCGGCATTACTCACAGAAGCAAGGGTTTGTTTAATTGTAAAAAATGCAGAACTCGCCCTCATTGAAATATTAAACTATGTACATCCACCGGCAGTTCCTAATGGAAAGATATCGCCTCATGCAATCATTGCTCCCTCTGCCAAAATAGGCTCTGGTACTCAAATCGGACATTTTGTTACCATTGGGGAGAATGCCGTGATCGGAAATAATTGTATCATCGCAGATGGTGTCAAAATCGAAAACGATGTCTCCATTGGTGATGAGGCAAGGATTGGCATGAACTGTGTTTTTTATCACGGAACTCGCATCGGAAATCGATTTACGGTATTTGGCAACACTAGCATAGGCGGAGACGGTTTTGGTTTTACCTTTGCCAATGGAAAACACAACAAAATTCCGCAAGTAGGCAAAGTGGTCATAGGCGATGATGTAGAAGTTGGTTCAAATTGCACTATTGATCGTGGTGCTTTGACAGATACCATTATAGGGAATGGTTGTAAGTTTGATAATATGGTACACATCGCACATAATTGTAAGATTGGGAACCATGTCATCATTGCAGGGCAATCAGGACTAGCGGGAAGTGTAACATTAGGAAATCATGTGATCATTGGAGGAGCTTGCGCTATCAGTGACCATTTAACACTTGTGGATGGAACAATCATTGCTGGTGGGAGTTCACTTCGCACTTCTCCAAAAACTAAGGATGTCTATATTGGATGGGATCTTGGACTCACTTATCCTGAATTCCAAAAATATAGGGTGAATGTGAAGAATATAGTGCATCTCAATAAATGGATCAAAAGAATTAAAGATTTAGAATCAAAACTTGGCATACAAGTTGAAGATCCCAAAGACTGA
- a CDS encoding alpha/beta hydrolase — translation MLGIKRSLAQFALSIPENWVQTVFGTVTESSGQVLNPQCQLLCNFARILPKLESLPPSKARKLYLENTKMLQTDPIPVAHLEDKLIPTPSASFIPLRIYNANPQKGNQGIILYIHGGGFTIGSIETHDEFCRRLSYFSQSIVAAVDYRLAPEHPYPAALEDCFQAYQYIRNVAYLMGGSPDKIAVAGDSAGGLLSIALALRAKKEKTPLPAFLGLLYPMTDCSRESSTYEEFSENFVLTRATMRWFIQNYIPEVADRSLPYHSPLLLEAKDVKGFPATYLATAGFDPLREEGDQFAELLLAAGQKVSHRHFPNLIHGYVHYSHVSKAAEAAEMDFFQSLRNFFETRKI, via the coding sequence ATGTTAGGTATCAAACGCTCGTTAGCTCAGTTTGCTTTATCCATTCCTGAAAATTGGGTGCAAACAGTGTTTGGAACCGTAACCGAAAGTTCTGGACAAGTATTAAATCCGCAGTGCCAGTTGTTATGCAATTTTGCCCGTATCCTTCCTAAACTAGAAAGTTTACCTCCTAGCAAAGCTAGGAAATTGTACCTCGAAAATACAAAGATGCTCCAGACAGATCCCATTCCCGTTGCCCATTTAGAGGACAAACTCATCCCAACTCCTTCTGCTTCTTTTATTCCACTTAGGATTTACAATGCAAACCCTCAAAAAGGAAACCAAGGCATCATCTTGTACATCCACGGAGGGGGATTTACCATCGGGTCGATCGAAACCCACGATGAATTTTGCCGTCGTCTTTCCTATTTTTCCCAATCCATTGTAGCCGCAGTTGACTACCGCCTGGCACCAGAACACCCCTACCCAGCAGCCCTCGAGGATTGTTTCCAGGCCTACCAATACATTCGAAACGTGGCCTATCTCATGGGTGGCTCTCCTGACAAGATTGCAGTTGCGGGGGATAGCGCTGGTGGACTTCTTTCGATTGCACTGGCATTACGTGCCAAAAAAGAAAAGACTCCCCTCCCGGCCTTTCTCGGGCTTCTCTATCCCATGACAGATTGCAGCCGAGAGTCTTCCACCTATGAAGAATTTTCTGAAAACTTTGTGCTCACCCGGGCTACGATGCGTTGGTTCATCCAAAACTACATCCCGGAAGTGGCTGACCGCAGTCTGCCTTACCACTCTCCTCTCCTTTTGGAAGCGAAAGATGTAAAGGGTTTTCCAGCTACCTATCTGGCAACGGCCGGCTTCGACCCTTTGCGCGAAGAAGGGGATCAATTTGCAGAACTCCTCCTAGCAGCGGGCCAAAAAGTATCACACCGCCATTTCCCCAATCTCATCCATGGTTATGTCCACTACTCCCATGTGTCCAAAGCCGCTGAGGCAGCTGAGATGGATTTTTTCCAATCCTTACGGAACTTTTTTGAGACCAGAAAAATCTAG
- a CDS encoding M14 family metallopeptidase, with protein MYIKSFGLSTKMALSSILLCQLVSCLSFSIKQKIPISPLSDPNLWILARIPKSSLQDWKAFTQKSNWEIQFEESEQYYFRVKKSDWDTNWNQFPDLKIESKAKGFQFYADEYQRQIKKNNFEMTDLYSGYKDNILNARYLKEIQKRFPNYTKLEAIGESKEGLPIYALEITKQNWNLGNKVSVLFSCGIHANEANATDHCYDIIFHLLTNETFKKKYLEHLSIWVIPIANPGGAQAFWKENVLYGRKNSATENPLGVDLNRNFPINWGASNSNFSSSKKDNPYYRGTSAASELETQALIRLAERERFVASMSVHAFANTLLYPYTDVDLKPSLPNLAETFGKNIQGNIGSSNPEKPFLLKNRLYPVDGTDQDFYYFEYGTLAYIFETSHLNPEYKYVNQIVKNYRKLWIQMLDEVLYGKKILLRIKDESGASLEADVAVSSISYFQNEKRRSKPSSGIFYQYLGNLGEDGVIVIRSKEGVEITLPIQATTSWKIQEIQMKRNLSGL; from the coding sequence ATGTACATAAAATCTTTTGGTCTATCTACTAAAATGGCACTCTCAAGCATATTGCTTTGCCAGCTAGTATCTTGCCTATCTTTTTCAATCAAACAGAAAATACCTATCTCTCCTCTAAGTGACCCAAATCTATGGATCCTTGCACGCATTCCAAAATCATCTCTCCAGGACTGGAAGGCATTCACACAGAAATCAAATTGGGAAATCCAATTTGAAGAATCCGAGCAATACTACTTTCGCGTTAAAAAATCAGACTGGGACACTAATTGGAATCAGTTTCCTGATCTAAAGATAGAATCTAAAGCAAAAGGATTCCAATTCTATGCTGACGAGTACCAAAGGCAGATCAAAAAAAATAACTTCGAAATGACAGACCTTTACTCAGGTTATAAAGATAATATATTAAACGCAAGGTATTTAAAAGAAATCCAAAAGAGATTCCCGAACTATACAAAATTGGAAGCAATAGGAGAATCAAAAGAAGGATTACCCATCTACGCTTTGGAGATAACAAAACAAAACTGGAACCTCGGAAACAAAGTATCTGTGCTATTTAGTTGCGGTATTCATGCAAATGAAGCCAATGCAACTGACCATTGTTATGATATTATTTTCCATCTATTGACCAATGAAACATTTAAGAAAAAGTATTTAGAACATTTAAGTATTTGGGTCATACCGATCGCAAATCCAGGTGGCGCGCAAGCGTTTTGGAAAGAAAATGTTCTATATGGAAGAAAGAATAGCGCCACCGAAAATCCCTTGGGTGTTGATTTAAATCGAAATTTCCCAATCAATTGGGGAGCTAGTAATTCTAATTTTTCATCTTCCAAAAAGGACAATCCTTACTATAGAGGCACCAGTGCTGCTTCTGAATTGGAAACCCAGGCCTTAATACGTCTAGCTGAAAGAGAACGATTTGTTGCATCCATGAGTGTCCATGCCTTTGCCAATACACTCTTATATCCTTACACGGATGTTGATCTCAAGCCATCATTGCCAAATTTAGCGGAGACCTTCGGCAAGAATATCCAAGGAAATATCGGAAGTAGCAATCCCGAAAAACCATTTTTACTTAAAAATCGTTTGTATCCAGTTGATGGAACGGATCAAGATTTTTATTATTTCGAATATGGAACTCTCGCCTACATTTTTGAAACTTCTCACTTAAATCCAGAATACAAATATGTAAATCAGATCGTGAAGAACTATAGAAAACTATGGATACAGATGTTAGATGAGGTACTCTATGGCAAGAAAATTCTTTTGCGAATCAAGGATGAATCTGGTGCAAGCTTAGAAGCTGATGTGGCAGTCTCCAGTATTTCATATTTCCAAAATGAAAAAAGAAGGTCAAAGCCATCTTCTGGTATCTTTTACCAATATTTAGGAAATCTAGGAGAAGATGGCGTGATCGTAATACGATCAAAAGAAGGAGTCGAGATTACATTGCCCATTCAAGCGACTACTTCTTGGAAGATTCAGGAGATCCAGATGAAGCGGAATCTTTCTGGGCTTTAA
- a CDS encoding MFS transporter, which yields MTHDLSPERKKSRNLQIFGWCMFDFANSSYTTVIISVVYCEIFTQLIVPSDPNSVNPFQHGNSLWAWALAISYLFVVLTGPLFGAITDYSSTKKLFLFLSYVGCVVATFALYYVNPGMIWLGFVLVAISNFFFASGENFASSFLPFLGEKEDLGKISGYAWGIGYFGGIGSVVLATTLGDYTLSNFENLKLVGPYTAVFFMLAAIPTFIFLKEPKLPMGHPSNISFLKEGIRRVVTTLKDASHFRDLMVYLVSLFFTMAALAIVISFAFIYGSQEIHIEAQHKQVMFIFIQISAALGALAFGVIQDNIGAKKTFNLTLVLWLAVCGLIYIVADLTQFFNSVLGTSWTVQWVFVAISSLAGMGLGSTQSASRAMVGIFSPESKSGEFFGMWGLSGKIAAAAGLFLFGFIQTIVSLKNAFLVVALFYLISLLINLLVDEERGIKAAQEFKE from the coding sequence ATGACACATGACCTGTCTCCCGAAAGAAAAAAAAGCCGAAATTTGCAGATCTTCGGCTGGTGTATGTTCGACTTTGCGAATTCATCTTATACAACTGTAATCATTAGCGTCGTTTATTGTGAAATTTTTACTCAGCTAATTGTTCCTTCTGATCCAAATTCTGTTAATCCTTTTCAACATGGAAATTCATTGTGGGCATGGGCATTGGCCATCTCTTATCTATTTGTTGTTCTGACCGGCCCTCTCTTTGGAGCCATAACAGACTACTCGTCTACCAAAAAACTTTTTTTATTCTTGAGTTATGTGGGTTGTGTGGTTGCTACCTTTGCTCTTTACTATGTGAACCCAGGAATGATTTGGTTAGGCTTTGTCTTGGTAGCAATCTCAAATTTCTTTTTCGCTTCTGGTGAAAACTTTGCCTCGAGCTTTCTTCCGTTTTTAGGGGAAAAAGAAGATCTTGGAAAGATTTCCGGTTATGCATGGGGAATTGGTTATTTTGGTGGGATTGGTTCCGTAGTTTTAGCGACTACTTTAGGTGATTATACACTTTCCAATTTTGAAAATCTAAAATTAGTTGGTCCTTATACAGCCGTATTTTTTATGTTAGCTGCTATCCCTACTTTTATTTTCTTAAAAGAGCCAAAATTACCAATGGGACATCCTTCAAATATCAGTTTTTTAAAAGAAGGAATCCGAAGGGTAGTGACTACATTGAAGGATGCAAGTCATTTCCGTGATTTGATGGTGTATTTGGTCTCTCTCTTTTTTACGATGGCGGCTCTTGCTATTGTGATTTCCTTTGCGTTCATTTATGGCTCACAAGAGATTCACATAGAAGCGCAACACAAACAGGTAATGTTTATTTTTATTCAAATTTCGGCTGCTTTAGGAGCACTTGCTTTTGGTGTGATCCAAGACAACATTGGGGCAAAGAAGACATTTAATTTAACTCTAGTTCTGTGGTTGGCAGTCTGCGGATTGATCTACATCGTTGCAGACCTCACGCAATTTTTTAATTCTGTGTTAGGCACTTCCTGGACTGTCCAATGGGTATTTGTTGCCATCTCCTCTCTTGCTGGAATGGGGCTCGGCTCGACCCAATCTGCTTCGCGAGCCATGGTCGGTATCTTTTCACCAGAGTCAAAATCAGGTGAATTCTTTGGGATGTGGGGTCTTTCTGGAAAGATCGCGGCGGCTGCGGGCCTATTCCTTTTTGGATTTATCCAAACCATAGTGAGTCTAAAGAATGCCTTTTTGGTTGTTGCCCTATTTTATCTCATTTCCCTTCTCATAAATCTTTTGGTAGATGAAGAGCGAGGAATCAAAGCAGCTCAGGAGTTTAAAGAGTAA
- a CDS encoding (2Fe-2S)-binding protein: MRPKRVCLCRMVTERELVDAIHAGANNLELIREKTNASTGCGTCIGLVSRILQRELNDLSKRKTE; encoded by the coding sequence ATGCGACCAAAAAGAGTCTGTCTATGTCGGATGGTGACAGAAAGAGAATTGGTCGACGCAATCCATGCCGGGGCAAACAATCTAGAACTTATCCGTGAAAAAACGAATGCAAGTACCGGCTGTGGAACTTGTATCGGACTGGTCAGTCGGATCCTACAAAGGGAATTGAATGATCTCTCCAAGAGGAAGACTGAATGA
- a CDS encoding RibD family protein: MKISINMAMTLDGKVVRPDGKWYGLTSPEDKKQMDVYRSQSDALLLGKNSILMDNPVVKIRSIPNALNPRPVILLRQGTIPSDKHVFDESDHIPLIICTRGNMKEVKASLENKAEIFALDADEIEPKKITGILKRKGYKNVLLEGGPKLNFSFFEEDLIDRIYITLVPYLIGKTGLAGIADGMSPIPEFDQKNWTLTQSITKGNEIFLTYDKR; this comes from the coding sequence ATGAAGATCTCAATAAACATGGCGATGACTTTGGATGGAAAAGTTGTTCGCCCCGATGGCAAATGGTATGGACTTACTTCACCTGAAGATAAAAAACAAATGGATGTCTACAGGTCTCAGTCCGATGCACTCCTTTTGGGAAAAAATTCCATACTTATGGACAATCCCGTCGTGAAAATTCGCAGTATTCCCAATGCACTCAACCCTAGACCAGTCATTCTACTCAGACAGGGAACCATCCCTTCCGATAAACATGTATTTGATGAATCGGATCATATCCCTCTCATCATCTGCACCAGAGGAAATATGAAGGAAGTCAAGGCTAGCTTAGAAAACAAAGCTGAAATATTTGCTCTAGATGCTGATGAAATAGAACCAAAAAAGATCACTGGAATCCTAAAACGAAAAGGATACAAAAATGTTCTCTTGGAAGGAGGGCCAAAGTTAAATTTTTCTTTTTTTGAAGAAGATTTAATCGACCGTATCTACATTACTTTGGTTCCCTATTTGATCGGAAAGACAGGGCTTGCAGGAATAGCGGACGGAATGTCCCCTATTCCTGAATTTGACCAAAAAAATTGGACGCTCACCCAGAGCATAACAAAGGGAAATGAAATTTTTTTAACCTACGACAAACGATAA
- a CDS encoding DUF2779 domain-containing protein: MQSKPIQFPINKSSYLQFSHCANSFYLRNQNLVEKNQNTFSGSLEWKEFQNICLSQFESVRIINPELSKPQQIEETKKGILERVPVSGGQLLFGQMICFTEFLYPDENGISWTLYDFRPVSSHKLDILRSLFFQNKILSLLAIPISDTKLIKINPSYILEGNFNAKEYLSVESVADRLKREEERFELEWKDFQSFVEQHDFSFPIQGYKHCNSPKSCIASNQCYPQEKNFEIFDLREAHDLGPKFFQAGFRFLKDLPEEELNPIQRIQVTAHRNEEVYFDLGALSKFLETDSDLVAFLDFETINPAIPIFEGTKPFQHCPFLYSIHIWDQNSESPIHHSYIHHPENGDPRKIVLQKLFEDLPKEATVYCFNDFFEKQVIENLVEQHPENRTEWHIRRENFKDLAKPFKHFWIYSPKQKGKASLKEILPAFFDISHESLSIKLGQDANYQYLRLLKKQVTEDEKLRVLEDLENYCKMDSYALFLLYQMIRQKIG, translated from the coding sequence TTGCAAAGTAAACCTATACAATTCCCGATTAATAAATCTTCCTATTTACAATTTTCACATTGCGCCAACTCATTTTACCTCAGAAACCAAAACCTAGTCGAAAAAAACCAAAATACCTTTTCCGGAAGTTTGGAGTGGAAAGAGTTTCAAAACATTTGTTTATCACAATTTGAATCTGTAAGGATCATAAACCCCGAACTGAGTAAACCCCAGCAAATCGAAGAGACCAAAAAAGGGATTCTTGAGCGAGTTCCTGTATCGGGTGGACAATTATTGTTTGGGCAAATGATCTGCTTTACAGAGTTTTTGTATCCTGACGAGAACGGAATTTCTTGGACACTCTATGATTTTAGACCCGTTAGTTCGCACAAACTTGATATCCTAAGGTCTTTATTCTTCCAAAATAAAATACTGAGCCTACTTGCCATTCCGATCAGTGATACAAAACTTATAAAAATTAATCCAAGTTATATTTTAGAAGGCAATTTCAATGCAAAAGAATACCTTTCAGTTGAATCAGTGGCAGATCGTTTAAAGAGAGAAGAAGAACGATTTGAACTTGAGTGGAAAGACTTTCAAAGTTTTGTGGAACAGCATGATTTTTCCTTTCCCATCCAAGGCTACAAACATTGTAACTCGCCTAAATCTTGTATTGCATCAAATCAATGTTATCCGCAGGAAAAAAATTTTGAAATTTTTGATCTACGGGAAGCACATGATCTTGGTCCAAAATTTTTCCAAGCAGGATTCCGATTTTTAAAAGATTTACCAGAAGAGGAGCTGAACCCGATACAAAGGATCCAAGTCACTGCCCATCGTAATGAGGAAGTCTACTTTGACCTAGGCGCTCTTAGTAAATTTTTAGAAACAGATTCCGATCTAGTAGCATTTCTGGATTTTGAAACCATCAATCCAGCCATTCCCATATTTGAAGGTACAAAACCATTCCAACACTGCCCTTTCCTCTATTCTATCCATATCTGGGATCAAAATTCCGAATCACCTATCCACCATAGTTATATCCATCATCCGGAGAATGGTGACCCAAGAAAGATCGTTTTACAAAAGTTATTTGAAGATCTTCCAAAAGAGGCAACCGTATACTGTTTTAATGATTTTTTTGAAAAACAAGTGATCGAAAACCTTGTCGAGCAACACCCAGAAAACCGTACAGAATGGCACATTCGTAGAGAAAATTTCAAGGATTTGGCAAAGCCTTTTAAACACTTTTGGATCTACTCTCCAAAACAAAAAGGCAAAGCTTCCTTAAAGGAGATTTTACCTGCATTTTTTGACATAAGTCATGAATCTCTGTCGATCAAACTTGGACAAGATGCCAATTACCAGTACTTGCGACTTTTAAAAAAGCAGGTGACAGAAGATGAAAAACTTCGTGTTTTGGAAGATTTAGAAAACTATTGCAAGATGGACAGCTATGCATTGTTTTTGTTATATCAGATGATTCGGCAAAAAATCGGTTAA
- a CDS encoding LIC_13241 domain-containing protein has protein sequence MNPERERISIADLDIINEIVQKDAKLFLQLYPPIESVEEILKESPFKWRFLYSETVFESLLSEMGSFTVRLAEHHRFKKNPPVLFYVSIGKYSGTFVWENEDQKRMEMSLATLRDAVQEKLDLYLETKE, from the coding sequence GTGAATCCAGAAAGAGAGCGGATCTCAATCGCAGATTTGGATATTATCAATGAAATAGTGCAAAAGGATGCCAAGTTATTTCTCCAATTGTATCCCCCCATCGAATCGGTGGAGGAGATCCTGAAAGAAAGTCCGTTTAAGTGGCGATTTTTATATTCCGAAACAGTCTTTGAATCTCTTTTGTCAGAGATGGGTTCATTTACTGTTCGTTTGGCGGAACACCATCGTTTCAAAAAAAATCCACCTGTTTTGTTTTATGTGAGCATCGGAAAATACTCAGGGACATTCGTTTGGGAAAACGAAGACCAAAAGAGAATGGAAATGAGCCTTGCTACCTTAAGAGATGCAGTTCAAGAAAAATTGGACCTTTATCTGGAAACCAAAGAATAG
- a CDS encoding helix-turn-helix transcriptional regulator — translation MSEDLDEDFDFLDVKKMNETEVRLFNLLFNLIKEPKGISFQKIRRLLPRHYHNEDIESDRKKLYRDLNQLKSLGFNIKVSSFGYQSEDLYPYYIEKESATQTLRLDESELRFLSLRLSREDLSQDENLRSLAQKLFYGHLDLFPKGAKPFSAPASKNKEEESNLSKILQALKDKRAISILYGWDTKERIIEPYRLIRKKTEDVYLLAYDRGKKEIRTFVISRIVVKRELKEEFLSNLKISQSDTNLQPLSFHFHDKKRIRLSIQESYLESFIQSLQAYPYQIQDNILEIETTNEEALFPFFLKYPEALQKDSDPIFIKNFQTYTNQLLESYLVAK, via the coding sequence AGTGAAGACTTGGATGAGGATTTCGATTTTTTAGATGTGAAAAAGATGAATGAGACGGAAGTGCGTCTGTTCAATCTACTTTTCAATCTAATCAAAGAACCAAAAGGGATTTCCTTCCAAAAGATCCGCCGCCTTCTCCCTAGACACTACCACAATGAAGATATAGAATCAGATCGAAAAAAACTCTATAGAGACTTAAATCAATTGAAGTCTCTTGGATTCAATATCAAGGTCTCTTCTTTTGGTTACCAATCAGAAGACCTATATCCATACTACATTGAAAAAGAGTCGGCAACACAAACTCTTCGTTTGGACGAATCCGAATTAAGATTTTTATCCTTACGACTTTCCCGAGAAGACCTTTCGCAAGATGAAAATTTACGTTCACTCGCCCAAAAACTTTTTTATGGTCATCTGGATTTATTTCCTAAAGGTGCGAAACCATTCTCGGCACCTGCCTCTAAAAACAAAGAAGAGGAATCAAATCTTTCCAAAATTCTTCAAGCTCTCAAAGATAAACGGGCCATTTCAATCTTATATGGATGGGATACGAAAGAAAGGATCATAGAGCCGTATCGATTGATCCGCAAAAAAACAGAGGATGTCTATTTACTAGCTTATGATCGTGGCAAAAAAGAGATTAGGACGTTTGTTATCTCTAGAATCGTCGTAAAACGAGAGTTAAAGGAAGAATTTCTTTCAAACTTAAAAATATCGCAGAGTGATACCAACTTACAGCCATTGTCTTTCCACTTCCATGACAAAAAAAGAATACGACTTTCCATCCAAGAATCCTATCTGGAGAGTTTCATCCAAAGTCTCCAGGCTTATCCATACCAAATCCAAGACAACATTCTTGAAATCGAGACGACAAATGAAGAGGCCCTCTTCCCCTTCTTCTTAAAATACCCTGAGGCATTGCAAAAAGATTCAGATCCAATCTTTATCAAAAACTTCCAGACTTATACAAATCAACTCTTAGAGAGCTACTTGGTTGCAAAGTAA
- a CDS encoding LIC_10091 family lipoprotein, with translation MKYRFSFFALILILSHCASAFQKQSSEADWPKLTQVEQEILKPTRWDIGDTTVSNEDRLDLLIPHVKNLGNVYLGVGSEQNLTLAAWAKSDFIYLMDFTQVVVSANQMMVMFLKESPNKEVFLSRYKKENQAESFALIEKNLPNPNHYKQIFTNTLKFVKKRHRTNKITSDLYNYKMFQTDDEQYAYIRNLALQGRIFPVKGSLLGDITLNSIGDTLKKTGRTIGVLYFSNAEEYFKYPPSFIRSIKNLPVNESSLVVRTISVKQNKFPWSPGSDLSTSIGFHYCVQKVNNFQVWLSQPRTLRSDIIMEEGGEVDKKNGITIVTGLPKS, from the coding sequence ATGAAATATAGATTCTCGTTTTTCGCTCTTATTTTAATTCTTTCCCATTGTGCAAGTGCGTTCCAAAAACAATCCTCGGAAGCAGATTGGCCAAAGCTAACTCAGGTAGAACAGGAGATTCTCAAACCGACTCGCTGGGATATCGGTGACACAACTGTTTCAAATGAGGATAGATTGGATTTATTGATACCTCATGTAAAAAATTTGGGTAATGTATACTTAGGTGTTGGCTCTGAACAAAACCTAACACTTGCTGCGTGGGCAAAGTCTGATTTTATTTACCTTATGGATTTTACGCAAGTCGTTGTTTCCGCCAATCAAATGATGGTTATGTTTCTGAAAGAATCTCCAAATAAGGAAGTCTTCTTAAGTAGATATAAAAAAGAGAACCAAGCTGAATCCTTTGCACTTATCGAAAAAAACTTACCAAATCCAAACCATTACAAACAAATTTTCACGAATACTTTAAAATTTGTCAAGAAACGACATCGTACAAACAAAATCACATCTGACTTGTACAATTACAAGATGTTCCAAACAGATGATGAGCAATACGCCTATATTCGAAATCTTGCGTTGCAAGGTCGGATTTTTCCTGTCAAAGGAAGTTTATTGGGGGATATCACCTTAAATAGCATAGGTGATACCTTAAAGAAGACAGGCAGGACAATAGGAGTTTTGTACTTCAGCAATGCAGAAGAATATTTTAAATACCCACCAAGTTTTATCAGATCGATCAAAAACCTTCCAGTAAATGAGTCTTCTCTTGTTGTTAGAACAATATCGGTGAAACAAAACAAGTTTCCATGGTCTCCTGGTTCTGATCTTTCCACATCCATCGGATTTCATTATTGTGTACAAAAAGTCAACAATTTTCAAGTATGGCTTTCTCAACCGAGGACACTTCGTTCGGACATCATTATGGAGGAAGGGGGAGAGGTGGATAAAAAGAATGGGATCACTATAGTCACAGGTCTACCAAAATCGTGA
- a CDS encoding LIC13212 family protein, giving the protein MTLRQSALILSMSLLGGISTTIWAEKPVSMTLKDRDTQKQIDAQRSSGFADNEIDTLHATISEHLTKMKKLQDLGVDKTASQYLGHTPDTLKDLFLKDAEGKLYLEIKLPQGQSYIDWPKVYLYDGLAFVYPKADFTELDRIILMFKRVNADGTVYVKEMRRLVNPSPKNQSTEKDEKGEFKIDPNSDIQLEYYQALTSDTIWPNVPVQKVQPNITMVLNDAKDPLPYDKQKHIMLTYKKMLRKISKHTERKLRNMELDQKQLITKIIDYN; this is encoded by the coding sequence ATGACCCTACGTCAATCCGCACTAATCCTTTCTATGAGTCTTTTGGGTGGCATCTCCACAACGATCTGGGCAGAAAAACCCGTTTCTATGACCTTAAAAGACCGAGATACCCAAAAGCAAATCGATGCGCAGAGATCCTCTGGTTTTGCTGATAATGAAATCGACACCCTGCATGCCACGATCTCCGAACACTTAACAAAAATGAAAAAATTACAGGACTTAGGTGTAGACAAAACGGCTTCTCAGTATTTAGGACATACACCCGATACACTCAAAGACTTGTTTTTAAAAGATGCAGAAGGCAAACTCTACCTGGAAATCAAACTCCCACAAGGGCAATCATACATCGATTGGCCAAAAGTCTATTTATATGATGGTTTGGCATTCGTGTATCCAAAAGCAGATTTCACTGAACTCGATCGTATCATACTTATGTTTAAGCGTGTGAACGCTGATGGTACAGTCTACGTCAAAGAAATGAGACGTCTTGTGAATCCTTCACCAAAGAACCAAAGTACGGAAAAAGACGAAAAGGGAGAGTTCAAAATTGACCCCAATTCTGACATCCAGTTGGAGTATTACCAGGCTCTCACCTCAGATACGATTTGGCCAAATGTTCCTGTGCAAAAAGTACAACCAAACATCACTATGGTGTTAAACGATGCAAAAGACCCGCTACCTTACGACAAACAAAAACATATCATGCTGACTTATAAGAAAATGCTTCGCAAGATTAGCAAACACACAGAACGTAAATTGCGAAACATGGAATTGGACCAAAAGCAGTTGATCACAAAGATAATCGACTACAATTAA